Proteins from one Peromyscus eremicus chromosome 8a, PerEre_H2_v1, whole genome shotgun sequence genomic window:
- the Cdc42se2 gene encoding CDC42 small effector protein 2 — protein sequence MSEFWLCFNCCIAEQPQPKRRRRIDRSMIGEPTNFVHTAHVGSGDLFSGMNSVSSIQNQMQSKGGYGGGIPASMQMQLVDTKAG from the exons ATGAGTGAGTTCTGGTTGTGTTTCAACTGCTGTATTGCGGAGCAGCCTCAGCCT AAAAGGCGACGACGGATTGACCGAAGTATGATTGGAGAACCAACCAACTTTGTGCACACAGCTCATGTAGGATCCGGAGACCTGTTCAGTGGGATGAACTCA GTCAGCTCCATTCAGAACCAAATGCAGTCCAAGGGAGGCTATGGAGGCGGCATACCTGCCAGCATGCAGATGCAGCTCGTGGACACAAAGGCAGGATAG